The Leifsonia poae region CTTTTGCGCAATCCAGGCGTACTCTCGTGACCGTTGGTGACGATGGAACGCACCCGACACGGGGACGCCTCTGGTCGACGTCGGGTGACGGAAACGAACGGATGGGGTGGGATGGCGATGGCGATGGAGCACGCGTACGAGCGATCGGAGTACGACACGATGGACGAAAACGATCTGACCGCGTTCGAACTCGATGAACTCGCCGCACTGCTGGAGTCGCGTCGTGCCGACGACCGGGCGGAGTCGCAACGGCTTGCCGAATCGCTCGGCCTCGTGCTTTCGGCGAAGTCCGACGGGACCGCCGACGACGAGCACGACCCGGAGGGGCCGACCCTGTCGTACGAGTGGTCACGCCTCCAGGCTCTGCGCGGGGATGCGGCCGCCGATATCTCCGCGGTGGATGCCGCCCTCGATCGTATCGACGCCGGGACGTTCGGCGTGTGCTCGCTGTGCGGGCGGCCGATCGGTCTCGACCGGCTGCGGGCTCGCCCGACCGCCGAGCTCTGCATCGCCTGCGCCCTGACCGTCGACGGCTGAGGCTTCGACGACGGACGGAACCTCAGCGGGCGTGGGAGGCCCGGTAGACGGCTTCGGTGCGGGAGGCAGCGCCCACCTTCTTCAGAATGCTCGACACGTGCACGCTCGCGGTCTTGGCGCTGATGTAGAGCTTCTCCCCGATCTGCTTGTTGCTGAGGCCCTGCTCGATGAGTGCGAGCACCTGGGCCTCGCGGTCGGTGAGTGCGCTTCCCGGCGCCCGTGACGGAGCATGCCGTACGAGGGCGGCATTGCCGTCGAGCTCGTCGACGGCATGCTCGATCAGCCCGAACCCGAGTACGTGGGCACGTTCACGGCTTTCCGCCGCTGCCGTTTCGGCGCGGCCACGGTCCCCCGCGAGAACCAACGCCTCGGCCAGGCGGAGCAATGCGTAGGGGCGCAGATGGGCGGGGGCCAGGGGCGAGCAGGCCGCATCGACGGCCTCCTGCCAGGCGCGCACCAATTCGGCCGTATCGCGCGCTCCGGCCGAATCCCGCACTCCGGCAGACGACTCGCCCGATACACCCTCGGGCTCGTCGCCCGCGGCCACGCCGGGCCCGATCGACTCCAACTCCGCCTCGATCAGGGGAGCCCAGACGGGATATGTCGGCCAGGCGGTCAGCCCGGCGAGGATGGCGCGAAGGGCGCCGGCCTCTGCGGCGATGGAGACCGGCGCATCCGTGGCGGCCGACCCCGGGGCGATCGACCGATTGTCGGCCGGAGTGGTGCCGCTTCTTCTCCTGTCGGCCAGAACGGCGAGGGTACGCGCAGCCACCGCCAGCAGCGGCAGGTCGTAGGCGGGGATCGAGCGCCACGATGGCGAGGTGATCACGCCGGCTTCGCTCCAGGCGCGTTCGGGGTCGCCGCGCGCGATCGAGAGTTCGGCGGCCACCCGGGCGAAGCCGAGGCGGGACTGCATCTCGATCTCGGCCTGAACCAGCATCGCGGGGCGCCAGCGCCGTGCCAGCTCCTCGGCACGGTCGATCTCGCCGCGCCAGAGGGTGAGCCAGAGTTTCATGCGCTGCAGGTGCACGCGGAACAGCGGCGGCGGATCGAGCGCAAGAGCGGGATCGAGCAGGCGTTCGGCGCGATCCAACTCGCCGAGTGCGAACAGCGGCTCCACCGTGTTGGACGACAGCATCACTCCGGAGGTTCGTTCGACCCCGTGGGCGCGGGCCTGCGCGGCTCCCGCCTCGGCGATCGCGACCGCATCGCGGTAGCGGCCGAGCACGTTCATGGCGTCGGAGGCGTTGACCGAGTTGCGCAGGAGGGCGCCCGCCTCGCCTCCGGCGAGCTCGCGAGCCCGGTCGAGATCGGCGACCCCCTCCTCGATGTCGCCGCGATCGATGGAGGCGATGCCTCGCACGGTTCGCGCGATCGAGGCCCGCGCCGGGTCGGCGGCGCCCGCTTCGTCGATCGCGAGCGTGGACATCTCGATGGCCTCGTCGTACCGCGCCTCCAGCATCAGCCTGCCCGCCACCTCCGCGAGAAGCTGAGGTCGGAGCGCGTCACCCGGCTCGGGCAGCGCCAGCGCCTCCTGCAACAGCTCGACGGAGCCCGGCCGGCTGAGGTTCGCGAGATACTGCGCCTTGTCGCGAAGCAGCCGGGCCCGTCGCGCGGGCGGGAGCCCACCCGCGTCGGCCAGCGCAACATTCACCAGGGCGAGTGCGCGTTCGTTGTCGCCCGCGTTGCGCAGAGCGGATGCCGTGCTCGAGAGCAGCTCGGTGTGGCTGCGCCCCGCGATCGCTTCGGCGTCGTGCACCTGATCCCAGAGTTCGAGCGCGCGATCGCCCATTTCGGCCGCCGTGCGATAGGCGTAAGAGACCCGTGCCTCTTCCATCGCCTCCAGCGTGGCGGTGAAGGCTCGCCGCAGATCGTGCGCCGCCATCCAGTGGGAGGAGATCTGGCTCGCCGACCGCTCGCGCCGATCGCCCGGCTCGTGATTCTCCTGCTCCTGTTCCAGCGCCAGCGCGTAGCGCGTGTGGAAGCGGGTGCGCTCCCCCGGCAGCAGGTCGGCGTGGATCGCCTCGCGCACCAACGCATGGCGGAACGTGTATTCCGTGCTGTCGGCGCTGAGCACATTGGCCACGACGGCCTCACGGGCGGCCTCATCCAGTTCGTCGGCTGTTCCCTCGAAGACGGTCGCGAGCAAGGCGTGGTCGACGCACACTCCCCCGGCCGAAATCAGCCGGAGCAGGCGCTGCGCGGCTTCGCTGAGCCGTTCGTAGCGGGCGAGAAGCAGCTCGCGCAGTGTCTCTGGCAGGTCTTCTCCGGTGCCCAGATCGTCGATACCCACCAGCTCTTCGACGAAGAACGGCACCCCCTCGCTCAGGCGATACACCCGGTCGACGGTGTCGGCATCCGGCGTGCAGCCGAGGATGCGCTCGACCTGAACAGCCACCTGGTCACGGGCCAGCCGCGCAAGCTCCCACCGGGTGACCCGGCGCGTGCGATCGAGCTCGGGAAGGTAGGAGCGCAGCGGATGCCCGCGAAGCACCTCGTCGCTGCGATAGCTCAACACGAGCAGCACGCGGCCGGCGGCCAGCATTCTCACCACGAACCGGATCAGTTCGAGCGTGGCCGTGTCGGCCCAGTGCAGATCTTCGATCACGATCACGAGCGGCCGCACCGTCGAGACGTTCTCCAGCAGCACGGTCACCAGCTCGTAGAGACGGTCGGCGCCCGTTCGCGCCGGCATCCCTTCGGCGGCGCTCAGCTCGGGCAGCAGCACGGAGAGCGCTCCGGCCCCGGGACCGGCCGCCGCGATCACCTCGTCGCGGCCGAGCGTGTCGATCAACTGACGCAGCACGCCGGTGAACGGCGCGTACGGCGCCCCGCCTGTGCCCAGATCCACGCTCCGGCCCGAGACCACGATCGCCGAGCGCACCGCTTCGGCACGGAACTCGTCGAGCAGCCGGGTCTTGCCGATACCCGCCTCGCCGCCGATGACGGCCGCCCGCGGCTGCCCCGCGGCGACCGCCTCGAGCTCTTCGCGCAGCGCCGCGAGATCGGACTCCCGCCCGATCATCGCAGGGCTCGACGCCGGTGATCGCATAGCCTCATCGTGCCACGATCCGCCGACATCCCGGCCCGGTCCGGCGGCTCTGTCCGCCGTCGGCGGAATCGGCCTCAGCACCCGGCCGGTTGCAGCTCCCGGGAGGCCTCGGGCGACTGCTCGCGCTCCTCGGCGGGCCGCTCTCCGGTCGGCACCGATTCCGCCGCGTGGGCCGCCGCCGCGCGCACCCGTGCGTCACGAGCCACCGCTGCGCGGGCCGCCGCCCGAGCAGCGAGCCGTGCTGCATCGCGGTCCAGATTCTCCTCGCGGATCCTCCGCGCCCGCTCGATCTCCGTGGCGCGCCGGTCCGCCTCCGCCGACGTGATCCGGCCGATCGCGAATTCCTCTGACAACAACATTCTCGTCCCCGTCCGCTTCTTCTTCCGTTCCTCCACACT contains the following coding sequences:
- a CDS encoding helix-turn-helix transcriptional regulator produces the protein MRSPASSPAMIGRESDLAALREELEAVAAGQPRAAVIGGEAGIGKTRLLDEFRAEAVRSAIVVSGRSVDLGTGGAPYAPFTGVLRQLIDTLGRDEVIAAAGPGAGALSVLLPELSAAEGMPARTGADRLYELVTVLLENVSTVRPLVIVIEDLHWADTATLELIRFVVRMLAAGRVLLVLSYRSDEVLRGHPLRSYLPELDRTRRVTRWELARLARDQVAVQVERILGCTPDADTVDRVYRLSEGVPFFVEELVGIDDLGTGEDLPETLRELLLARYERLSEAAQRLLRLISAGGVCVDHALLATVFEGTADELDEAAREAVVANVLSADSTEYTFRHALVREAIHADLLPGERTRFHTRYALALEQEQENHEPGDRRERSASQISSHWMAAHDLRRAFTATLEAMEEARVSYAYRTAAEMGDRALELWDQVHDAEAIAGRSHTELLSSTASALRNAGDNERALALVNVALADAGGLPPARRARLLRDKAQYLANLSRPGSVELLQEALALPEPGDALRPQLLAEVAGRLMLEARYDEAIEMSTLAIDEAGAADPARASIARTVRGIASIDRGDIEEGVADLDRARELAGGEAGALLRNSVNASDAMNVLGRYRDAVAIAEAGAAQARAHGVERTSGVMLSSNTVEPLFALGELDRAERLLDPALALDPPPLFRVHLQRMKLWLTLWRGEIDRAEELARRWRPAMLVQAEIEMQSRLGFARVAAELSIARGDPERAWSEAGVITSPSWRSIPAYDLPLLAVAARTLAVLADRRRSGTTPADNRSIAPGSAATDAPVSIAAEAGALRAILAGLTAWPTYPVWAPLIEAELESIGPGVAAGDEPEGVSGESSAGVRDSAGARDTAELVRAWQEAVDAACSPLAPAHLRPYALLRLAEALVLAGDRGRAETAAAESRERAHVLGFGLIEHAVDELDGNAALVRHAPSRAPGSALTDREAQVLALIEQGLSNKQIGEKLYISAKTASVHVSSILKKVGAASRTEAVYRASHAR
- a CDS encoding TraR/DksA family transcriptional regulator; translated protein: MTETNGWGGMAMAMEHAYERSEYDTMDENDLTAFELDELAALLESRRADDRAESQRLAESLGLVLSAKSDGTADDEHDPEGPTLSYEWSRLQALRGDAAADISAVDAALDRIDAGTFGVCSLCGRPIGLDRLRARPTAELCIACALTVDG